Proteins found in one Phycodurus eques isolate BA_2022a chromosome 18, UOR_Pequ_1.1, whole genome shotgun sequence genomic segment:
- the LOC133416922 gene encoding potassium channel subfamily K member 10-like, whose translation MKFPSENPRKPGTSPSPVAVQTNLVPPKMMQPGMLQSSLVHASVATMQNPMGCSLPRLSISRPTSMVASMEAVVDGSAPFTMMKLKTVLAVFVVVVAYLVAGGLVFQALEQPFENNQKITITAEKAAFLQKHPCVSPDELEALIKHSVDAVNAGVNPVGDTSYNSSHWDLGSAFFFAGTVITTIGYGNIAPSTEGGKVFCILYAIFGIPLFGFLLAGVGDQLGTIFVKSIAKVEKMFRNKHNQISQTKIRIASTLLFILAGCILFVTMPAVIFKHIEGWTALESTYFVVITLTTVGIGDYVAGGNRRIEYRKWYRPLVWFWILGGLAYFAAVLNMIGDWLRVLSKKTKEEVGEIKAHAAEWKANVRAELRETRRRMSVEVSDKLQRAATIRSMERRQLGLDQRAMSMDMLSPERRAIFNSLDTSSYKTSSQESIDTKLNNLRLRGGEQCDRQSNHHTTSEDNIFNRLGSVTKLAKRNRNRDLKTNITEEARRPHSEAYGWITATFDCSTPVVDEVTRKDEEHEETEDKECNTSLSEFPLFVEAYKSHNGVNIEQTKENKNDETLEMKELHIDMGT comes from the exons ATGAAATTTCCGAGTGAGAATCCAAGAAAACCAGGGACCAGCCCGTCACCAG tggcTGTTCAGACTAACCTGGTCCCACCCAAAATGATGCAGCCAGGTATGCTTCAATCCAGCCTTGTGCACGCCAGCGTGGCTACCATGCAAAACCCGATGGGCTGCTCTTTGCCCCGACTGTCAATCTCCCGGCCCACGAGCATGGTGGCCAGCATGGAGGCAGTAGTTGATGGCTCAGCTCCTTTTACCATGATGAAACTGAAGACGGTGCTGGCAGTTTTCGTGGTGGTAGTGGCCTACTTGGTGGCAGGAGGACTAGTGTTCCAAGCACTAGAGCAGCCATTTGAAAACAACCAGAAGATCACTATCACAGCGGAGAAGGCAGCGTTCCTGCAAAAACACCCCTGTGTGTCCCCAGATGAGCTGGAGGCTCTCATCAAA CACTCTGTTGATGCTGTGAACGCTGGTGTGAATCCTGTTGGTGATACCTCTTATAACTCTAGCCACTGGGATCTGGGTAGTGCCTTCTTCTTTGCCGGAACAGTTATCACAACCATAG GGTATGGTAACATTGCTCCAAGCACTGAGGGAGGGAAGGTTTTCTGCATTCTATATGCAATATTTGGCATCCCACTTTTTGGATTCCTCTTAGCAGGGGTTGGTGACCAGCTAGGGACCATATTTGTCAAAAGTATTGCCAAAGTAGAGAAGATGTTCCGG AATAAACACAACCAGATCAGTCAGACAAAAATCAGAATAGCGTCCaccctcctcttcatcctggCTGGCTGCATCCTGTTTGTGACCATGCCAGCTGTGATCTTCAAACACATCGAAGGTTGGACAGCTCTGGAGTCAACATATTTTGTCGTCATCACATTGACAACTGTTGGAATAGGAGACTATGTGGCAG GCGGAAATCGGAGGATTGAGTACCGCAAGTGGTACAGACCATTGGTTTGGTTCTGGATCCTTGGTGGTCTGGCCTATTTTGCTGCAGTGCTAAACATGATTGGCGACTGGTTGAGGGTGCTATCCAAAAAGACCAAAGAAGAG GTTGGGGAAATCAAGGCCCATGCAGCAGAGTGGAAAGCAAATGTGCGAGCGGAGCTGAGAGAGACAAGGCGGCGTATGAGTGTTGAGGTCAGTGACAAACTTCAGCGAGCTGCCACCATCCGCAGCATGGAAAGACGACAGCTCGGCCTGGATCAGCGTGCGATGTCCATGGATATGCTTTCTCCAGAACGCCGAGCCATCTTCAACAGCCTGGACACCAGCAGCTACAAAACCTCCTCTCAGGAGAGTATTGACACTAAGTTGAACAATCTTCGACTAAGGGGCGGTGAGCAGTGCGACCGTCAGTCCAACCACCATACCACATCTGAGGACAACATTTTTAACCGCCTTGGTTCGGTCACCAAACTGGCAAAACGCAACAGGAATCGGGACTTGAAGACGAACATCACAGAAGAAGCTCGCCGTCCTCATAGTGAAGCCTATGGTTGGATCACGGCCACATTTGATTGTAGCACTCCTGTTGTGGATGAAGTGACAAGGAAGGATGAGGAACATGAAGAGACTGAAGACAAAGAGTGCAATACCAgcttgtctgaatttccattgtttgttgAAGCTTACAAATCACATAATGGGGTTAATATTGAGCAAACCAAAGAGAACAAGAATGATGAAACACTTGAAATGAAAGAGCTGCATATTGACATGGGCACATAG